ATATTTTCGAGATGCTCTCGCATCAATGGTTCGACCTTACCGATGTTTCAGGCGAATATGGTGTTTCAGTGCTTGAAGACTGCAAATTCGGCTCGGACAAACCCTCAGAGGATACGCTTCGTTTGACGCTTCTCTACACCCCTGGAGGCGATGTAGATCGCTATCCTGATCAGTTCACGCAGGACTGGGGAAGGCATAATTTCGTGTATGCCCTTTACGGCCATGAAGGTTCATGGCAAAACGGGCTCACCCAGCAGAAGGCAAGACGGCTCAACCAGCCGATCAGAGCATTCACTGCCGGCCAACACAGCGGCTCCATCGGTAAAGAATTTTCAATGCTGAATATAAACACCAGTCAGGTTGCCCTCAGGGCAATGAAAAAGGCTGAAAAGGGCGGCTGGACAATCCTCCGCTTCCAAGAGCTTTTCGGGAAGGATACCGGCGAAGCAGTATTCGATTCAGCATTGGATATCTCTGATGCACGCGAGGTTGATGGGCAGGAAAACATTATAGGTGATGCGAAGATCAGAGACGGCAAACTTCACTTCAATCTAAAAAGAAACGGTATCCGCAGCTTTGCTGTTAAATTTGCAAACGCTATGGAAGAGAAAATCCACAGATCCTCCAAGAAAGTTGAGCTTGCCTTCAATACAAAATGCGCAACAGAAGACGGCGAGGCCGTAACACAAGGTTTTGCGCCGGATAACAAGGCAATACCGGCGGAAATGCTGCCGGAGAAACTCGTGAGCGGTTCGGTGGAGTTTGAACTTCCGGCAAACGGGGCTGCGATGGAATGTGCAGGCCAGACAATCAGTCTTCCGGAAGGTGATTACAACAGGGTTTACCTGCTGGCTGCCGCTGAAGAAGACACCTCAAGCAGTATAAAGATTGCCGGTGAAAGCAGGCCTTTCTCTGTTCAGAAATGGACTGGCTTTATCGGCCAATGGGACAACAGAGTATGGCATCCGGAAATTCCGAACGTGGTATCAGGGATAGAGAAGGGGTATATAAAGAGAGATACCCTCGCATGGTTCTGTACGCACCGCCACGATTCTGCCGGCGAAAACGAGGCCTACGATTTCAGCTACCTATTCAGATACGGCTTCGATCTTCCCCGAGGGTGCAGCGAGATTACGCTTCCAGATTCTCCGGGGATTAAGGTATTCGCAGTTAGCCTTAGCAAAGAGCCCCAGCCGATTAAACCCGCTGCCTGTCTTTACGATAATTTCGAGGGCAGGGAAGAAATCGAAATACGAAATGACAACCCGCGCCTCACCGGCGACTTCAAGGACCCAGTCGAAGGTAAAGAGCCTTTGGGTGATGTGTGGTTTGAGAAAGGCGAGTCTTTCGATGAGCTGCAAGTTCAGCCAAGCGGTTCGGATTTTGCAGACAGCTCCTCAGGCAGTGAGGTTGAGTTTTCATTTGTGAATGAATTCCGCTTTGATGTTCGCCCGCTGGACCTTACAGAGGGAACTATGGATATGCTCAACGATTCTGAAGTTCCAGAGGAAATAGACCAGCCTTCAAAGAACGTTTTCTTCGACGGGGGCAGGGGCAGATTCATCGCAGATTTGAAGCAGAATACTGAGGTGCAGAAGGTTAATACCTTCTCTCGCCACCACTCAGACAGGTCTCCGCAGAGGTTCAGCCTCTGGGCAGGCTCGCAGGCGGCTTCTCCGAAAGAAGATCTCAGCAAAGAAAACCCGCAGGGCTGGAAGCTTATTGCTGATGTTGATACATCCGAGCTCGGCGAGGGAGATATCCACGTCAGCTCAATTGATTTTCCCGAAGGTATGGATTGCAGATACTTGATGTGGCTTACCGATTACCGCAATCATGGAACATTCTTCAGCGAGATAGATATTATCGCTGAAGACTGATTGCTCAAATTCTAAGGACATAATACGATTAACTGTAAGCGCGGCGCATATTTTGCCGCGCTTTTTTGATGCCCGTTTTTCCTGACTTCGGCGGTTGTATTGCGGAAAACTCATCGAAAAGTGCGTTTTGAGGCTGTTACGGGTGGTGTTTTGGGCTGGCTTCCTTGTAGTGCCTAATTTTATTTTTATATTGACATAATATTTTTATTTCGTATAATCTGTGTTTATGTTTATACGAGTAAAAAAATCAAAAAACAGCCCAAAGAGATCTGTTCAGATTGTTGCGAGCTATCGCAACGAGAAGAATCAGCCTCGCCAGCGTATAGTACGTCATATGGGCACTGCCTTCACAGAAGAGGATGTTACCCGTCTCAAAGATCTCGCCGAATTCGAGAAGGCTAAACTTGAGGCGGAGATAACGCCGGCACTTTTCAAGCCTGAGCAGCTTGCAGAGGCTGCTATAGAAGCCCGCAAAAAGATCGATGATGAGCCTATAAACGTAAATCTGAAGGATATTAAGGAGCAGGCACGCATCACCACCGGCATCCATGAGGTGTTCGGAAGCATCTATGACGAGCTCGGATTTAACAATCTTTTTGATAAACGCAAAGAGGCTGCTCGCAGAAACCTTCGCCACATTACCATGGCAAGGCTTGCAAATCCGGTCAGCAAGCGCAACAGTGTTCAGGATCTCTCCAAAGACTTCGGCATCAGCCTCTCTCTTGACAGTGTTTACAGGATGATGGACGGAATAACAGACGATATTATCAACAAGGCTCAAAACCACGCTCACAAGGCTGCTAAAGGTCTTCTTGGAGATGAGATTAGCCTTCTGTTTTACGACTGCACCACCCTGTATTTTGAATCATTTACTGAAGATGAGCTCAAAAAGAACGGCTACAGCAAGGATATGAAGTTCAATCAGCCGCAGGTTGTGCTTGGCCTTCTCTCAACCTCAGAGGGGCTTCCAGTTGGTTATGAGGTGTTCCCCGGCAATCAGTATGAAGGGCATACTCTGCATACTGTTATCCCTAAGATCAAAGAGAAATACAACCTCAAACGCGTTATCTTCACCGCAGACAGCGCGATGCTTAGCAAGCCTAATCTTGACTACCTTCAAGAGCAGGAAGTTGAGTATATCGTAGCAGCGAGGCTTAAAAGCCTCACTGACCAATGGAAATCAAAGATTACAGAATCCGCTGCTCCGCTGAGAAGCTTTGATTACGGCAAGAACAGAAGGCTAATTGTTACCTACAGCGACAAGCTCGCCAAAAAGAATAAACACGACAGGGACGAAGCTATAAGAAAACTTCGTGAGAAGCTTGAAAAGAGCAGTAACCCCAAATCCCTTATAAGCAACTACGGCTACAAGAAATTTATGCGAGTTACCGGCGATGTAAACTGCGAGATAAATGAAGAGAAATATGCTCAGGCAGCGAAATTTGATGGCCTTCACGGCGTTATAACGAATGTTAAGGATATGGATGATTCGGCAGTAGTAGAGCATTACAAGCAGCTCTGGCTAATTGAGGAGTGCTTCAGGATCAGCAAGCACGACCTGAAGATACGGCCGATATATCACTGGACGCCGAAACGAATCAAAGCCCATATACTGATATGCTTTATCGCTCTAACCTGCGCGAGGAATCTGGCATACAGGGTTAGGCTAAGATTCGAGGCGATGTCTGTGGCGAGGATGGTAAATGCGCTAAACCACGTGCAGCTTAGCATCCTCTGGGATAAGAAAAGCGAATGCAAATATGTGCTGCCATCAAAGATTAACGAGGACGCAAGGAAACTCTACAAAACAGTTAATCTGAGCACCAATACCACACCCTATAAAATGTAACGCAAACCCTGAAAAAAACTCAAAAAAAACAGGGTTGTAGTGCCTGCGCAAAAAATCGAGTCCTTTATTGACAAGCACTTATGAAAATTTACCGCCGAAGTCAGGAGCGCGGCGCATATTTTGCCGCGCTTTTTTGATGCCCGTTTTTCATACCTCCCCGCCGGCAGCAGTAAAAGAGTGTTTTTTTCTTATTTTGCAAAAGAATTCAGGTACACGTTTTTTGAGGAAAAAAATTAAATTAAATGACATATACATAAGAACATATTATTTTTAAAATGATATCTAATCCTATGAGGACAATTATGAAAAATACATTAACAAAAGCGATTTTAATTACAGCAGCTTCTTTTTGTGCAGCAGCCGTTTTCGCAGATGTGAATATCGATTATCTGTCTGCTCCGGACAAAACAGTTAGCGAGCTTCTCTTCGGCTACAATACTCTTTACTGCGTTCCCGACCAGCCGGAGGACGGCTTCATGCCGGACGAGCGGTGGCAGGCGGAGTATCTGCCTCAAACGATGCAGGAGCTCGGCGTTACCTCGCTTCGCTATCCGGGCGGGCATATTGTATCCTTCTGGCACTGGGACGACCCCTTCGCCGGCGGATGGGTGGATTTATGGGATCCGTCAAAAACATTCGACTCAAGGGCGGTAAGAGAGCAGCAGTATTCAGGCTTTATGGATCTGGATGAGTATATCCAGCAATGCAAAACTCTCGATATTGAGCCGATTCTCGGGGTAAACGTGCTTGCGGGATACAAATTCGGCCGCGTTCAGGATTCGATAGATGAGGCTGTGGCAATGCTTGATTACTGCGAGCAGAATGATTTCGATGTAACTTACCTCTATCTTGATAATGAGGTCGGCCATCAGGGAGGACTTCCCAATCATATAGATGCAGGGGCATATCCCGAGCTTGTGAAGCAGTTTTCGATTGGTATTAAAAACGAATACCCGAACATAAAGCTTATATGCAACTATATACACGGCCTCACGCATTGGACAGTCAAAGATCTTGTCCGAGATTACGGGCAGTATTTCGATGTGATAGACAAACACCTGTACTACAATACAGGCGTTTGGGGCGAATATTCGCGAAATGATTGGCTCAATGATTTTACGGTTGACGGGTACAAATCAGAGATAGACAGCTTCCATCAGTTCTGCAAAGATACCGGTAATGAGCACATCCAGCTTGGATTTATGGAGTGGAATTTCGGCGGCTCAGCGGGAACCAGCAGCGAGAACGGGAATTTCTTCGATCAGGCTATGGTTATGTCTGAGATTATGATGATGTTCATTGAGAAAAATGTGGATATGGCATGCGTATGGCCTATTTACTGGCCCGGGACCGGCAGAAATCTCGTCGAATTCGAACCATACAAACACAGGCCGAGCTTCACTGCGATGCAGATGTTCAAGGAGATTCAGGGGCAGGAGGTGCTTTCTTTCAGCTCAGATGCTCAGAATGCTATTGTGTTGGGGGCACATGCAAAGAGAAGCGAGACAGCCAAGAATCCGAAAATAGTAATTCTTGTCCTCAGCAAAGATACCAGCGAGAGCAGGGATTTTACGATAAACCTTGGGGATATCAGCCCGGAGTTTGTTTCCGGAACCTCTATTGCAGAGGGCGATAACGGCTGGCACAGGTCGGTAAGAATGTCCCCTTCTTTGAATCAGGATAATCAGATCAGCTTTAACGTCCCCGGTCTCTCGCTTACCAAGATAACAGCAGTTATGAGCAAGTCGGATATAAATGCTGATTTAGAGGTGGATATCGAAGACTTTATGCTCCTCGGCGACGAATGGCTCTCTTCGCCGGATAATGTGTTCGCAGACATCGCCCCAGCTCCATCTGGTGATGGATTTGTAGATATGATTGATTTATCCGCATTTTCGGGGCAATGGCCGGGATTTTATAATAACCTGTTTTGCTGGTGGGAGTTTGAGCAGGCAGCAGGCCAGGAGGCAGGCGATTCAAGCGGGAATTCAAGAATTGGAACTCTTTCAGGTACAAACTTTCAGGATAGCTCTGTGCGGGGGATTTCCGGCGATGGCCTTTATTTCGACGGAGTTGATGATAAAGTTACATTAGATTTAGCCGGCAGCGAGTGGCCGGAATATACGGTAAGCTTTTGGGTGAAGACATCGCATTTAGGGCAGGCCAATTACAGCGGCTTATTCAACACAAGCAGCAATAATAACGCAAATACCTTCCAGATTGATGTTGACGGCGGGAATCCGGGCAGCTACAGGTATCACGGCTCTGCAGACGGGATAATCGGCACGGTGAAAGATGACTGGACGTATATTGCGGTTTCGTTCAGCAGCGGCTCTGCCGATCTCTACTATAACGGCAGTTTCGTTCGAAGCGTCAGCGCCGGCGATACGCAGATAGACAGGCTCCAGCTTGGCGTTAATCGCAGCGGGCATTTGCCTTTCGAAGGCATAATTGACGAGTTAAGAGTGTATGATGATGCCTTGAGCAGCGGGGAAATACAAGACTTGTATCTTTCACTACTGCCGCAGCGATAGTTGAAATTGGGGACAGTTAACTATTTAAGTAATATAAAATCTTTTACTTAAGCGAGATATGAGATTTGGTGGCTTGGGGAATTAATTTGTAACTGTGTCCCCCTATTTCGTTTCCTATTCTCCAAGCCAGTTTTCGCTGAAAATGAGCAAATCTGCGATGTCTATTTTTTCTCCGCTATCGCCTTCAATATCAAGATTGCAGGCTGCAGTCCAATTTGAACCGCCAAGCTCGCTTAGCCAGCAATCAGCGAAAACAGCAAAATCTTCATAATCAACAACTCCATCGGAATTGAAATCTCCGACCAGCTCTTCTGGCTCTTCGCCGATTATAATATCATCATAAAGCACACTGTAATTTCCTACAGAAGAAGGGATGCTGTGCCCAGACAGCCCAACACCCTCAAAGTCGTCTCTATTAATTCCGCTTAACCCGTTTTGAGCATCTACGGTAATATCAACTCCGCCTGTACCTTGAATATTTAGCGACGAAGTTTTTTGCTGCCAATTGATATTGTAGGTGAGGGTATATGTGCCGCCACTTACAAAATTGCCGATTGTAGTGAAGGGGTAAGAATCGTAATTTACGTAAACTATCTTGTAATGAGAAGGACTAACCGATGAGCCGTATGGCTTTTGCAAATCAAAATATATGTTTCCAAGCCTGGAACCAATGGCATTAGCTCCTGTAAATCTTGCCCTGCCCAAACCGACATAGCCATGTCCATAATTACTCGGACTGTATGAAGGCACTCTTAATGTTAAAGTAAAAGTAAACTCATCGCCTTCGGGTAAGTCAAATGGATATGTGCATATCGTTCCCGAAGTTGTCGAACCGCCGCCGCCCGAATAAAGTGACTGAGTGCCGAAGACAGGACCAACATCTGTGATCCCAGCATTTTCCGTTCCAGCAGTCCAAGGCGCCGGCAAGCCTTGAGATGCCGTATAATGCGGCGGCTCAAAGTCTATAATTTCAAAAGAATACGCATTTACCGAAAGCAGTAAAGCTGCCAAAAACACTGAAATAGTAAAACACCTCATAACTTACCTTTCGACTTTAATTAATTACTAAAATATACAATTTATCTTATTTTTTATTCTACCAAATTTAAAAACGCTTTTCAAGAAAAATTTTGGCTTTTCGCGCATTTGTATGCAACAATTTTTTTGGGCAAAATGTAAATCATCATGCTGCAATGCTTTGCAGAATTTACTGCTATTTATTTACTGAGCCTGTCCGCCGAAGGCGGATTCATGAGTGGCTCAGTTTAAATATTTCGTATCGTCAAGTCGCTGCGTAATACTAAAGACAATCAGAGCCGTGCGTTGAGTCCGCCGAAGGCGAAGAGCCTTTCCGCCGGAGGCGGAAAGCAAGCGGATAGATTTTTGGCTCGTGGCAAGTGGCAGAGTGGCAGAGTGGCAGAGCTGCAAGTCCGCCTGCGGCGGGTTGCTCGTTGCAAAATCATTAGTGAAAAATTAGCGCTGATTAGCGGCTGCCTCTCATATTCAAAAATCCCTGTGCAATCCGTGTAATCTGTGGATTATATATATTTCCCCTGCGTCTGTCCGCCATTTCCAGATAAATTTTCGTCTATTCATTTTTGTCCCTTTTGATCTGGTCAAAAGCTTTGGTGATAAAGTCGAGCATTATCGGCATTGCATTTTTTTCAGTTTTCCGGCTCTGATAAAAGAAGCCGTGTCCCAGCCCTTCGAAAAGTTCGATCTGTACATGGGAGCCCTTTTGCTTTAAGGCTTTTGCAAACCTGACGGCCTGCAGATAATCTATGGTAGTGTCAGCGGTTCCATGCATAAGCAGAACGCGGGGAGGTTTTTGGGGGATGTTATAAATTGCGGAGGCGTTTTTTTTGTCTTCGAGGGTTTCTATGCCGTAATTTTCACATGTTTTGCCGAATCTGCCCTGGCCTACGTCAACCAGATCATAGAGGCCGCAAAGTCCTACGTAAACTTTGATGTCGGGATTTTTCTGGGCAAATGTGGAGGAAAGCTGCGCGCCGGCCGAAGCCCCTGCCATTGCGATTCTGTTTTTATCGAAACCATAGGTTTGGGCATTATGCTTTACCCATCTAAGAGCGTCGGCGATATCGGAGGCTGCCCTATCAAACTGGCCTGTTTCGATCTTTTTGGCGTGGCGATCATTTTTCCAGTCGTAGAGCCTGTAGTCGATACTGACTAATGAGATACCCTTTTTGGCAAGTTCAAGAGCTTTTTGTTTTTCACCTGTGCGTGAGCCTGCAACCCATCCGCCGCCGTGAACCCAGATTATGACGGGTCGTTTAATTTGTCTTTTGCCTTTCGGCCAATAGATGTCTGCGGCAAGTTCGAGTGAGCCGATCTTTTTGTAGATAACAGTTTCAAGGCAGACGTTGTCATTTAAAACCTGAACGCCTTCAATAACCGGCTGATATTTTAATTTGCGGTCAGGTTTTGAGTAAACCGGCGTCATTAAAAAAAGGATTGTTATAAGGATGAGAGTTTTATTGATAATGCCCATGTGATTCCTTCAAAAAAACTAAACTTGCATATTAAATTTTACAAACATCCCATAGAAGAACAAAATATAAGATGTTTCTTTAAAGTTAGCGGTGTATGAGCTGCACTAATTTCGACAAAAACAGGAGCAACTCATGACACCCGCCAAACAACAATATACAATTCTCAAGCAAATATGCCAACATATTCCTGCTCATCTTGTTTCAAAATTGTCTCGGTCTTTCGGTATTGACAAGCAATCAAGAACATTTTCTTGCTGGTCTCACGTAAGGAAATGGGAGGCGGCTGCCTATTTTTAACAGTAAAAAGCTCTATATAATAATGAGATAGGGAATTGGCCGGCATGGGGGACTAATTTGCCCCCTATTTTTAAGCACCAAAATTGTTCTAATAGGCTGCAAAATAAAAAAAATTACTTTTTTTCTTGCAATTGCTGTTTTTGGCGTTAAATTGCGATTATTATACCAAGAACAGAAAGAGCCTGTGCAGGAAATATGTGTTATGATGGTGGGAATATTTTAAGAGAGGCGTGATTATCTTCGTTTAACTGAGATGATAGGCGGTAAGACATTGAAAAACAAGAAATTGACGCATTCGGAGCGGCGCAATCAAAGGCGTCTTATATGGCAGAAACAAAGAACTCCGCATATTATGCGGATCTTATGCGGATGAGTCTATTTATTGTTCGGGGGTATTGAAAAATGATGGAAGTGCTGAAATTGGTCATTCCAGTTGTTATTGCAGTCCTTGGTTGGATCTTGGGGCATTTGCTCAGTTCTATACGTGAACGTGAGAACAAGAAGCGCGAAATACGCCTAGAAAAGCTCATGGAGGCGTATGATTGGTTTGGCCGGGCGATGATAGAAGGCCAGAATGAGGAAATCAACGTACAGTTGTCGATGGCTATTCACAACAGTCAGTGTTACGGAACGTGTCGAGAACAGAAAATGGCAATTGAGTATTGCCAAGCAATAAAAGAAAAAAAAAGTGCAGACGCATTAGAACTGATTAAAAGCATAAGAAACGTGATAAGAGAAGAACTTGGCCTATCACCTTTTGAAGAACCCGTTTCGTGGGTTGTACATAGTGCAGATACGGACAAGTAAGCAACTAAAAAGACGATTCACCGGACGGCTAATCGCCGCCGGTGATCTTGACGTTATACATAAAATGATAATTGAACAGTAATGGAGGTATTGTGGAAATAGGGTTGATACACTTAACAGATCTTCACTTGGAAAGTAAAACAGATATTGCAAATAAAATCAAATCGTTATGTTCAGTTACAAATAACGAACTATCAACTGCTGGAAAAAGATATCTGGTTATTAGTGGAGATCTTGTCAATCAAGGT
This window of the Sedimentisphaera salicampi genome carries:
- a CDS encoding alpha/beta hydrolase, with protein sequence MGIINKTLILITILFLMTPVYSKPDRKLKYQPVIEGVQVLNDNVCLETVIYKKIGSLELAADIYWPKGKRQIKRPVIIWVHGGGWVAGSRTGEKQKALELAKKGISLVSIDYRLYDWKNDRHAKKIETGQFDRAASDIADALRWVKHNAQTYGFDKNRIAMAGASAGAQLSSTFAQKNPDIKVYVGLCGLYDLVDVGQGRFGKTCENYGIETLEDKKNASAIYNIPQKPPRVLLMHGTADTTIDYLQAVRFAKALKQKGSHVQIELFEGLGHGFFYQSRKTEKNAMPIMLDFITKAFDQIKRDKNE
- a CDS encoding DUF4372 domain-containing protein; its protein translation is MTPAKQQYTILKQICQHIPAHLVSKLSRSFGIDKQSRTFSCWSHVRKWEAAAYF
- a CDS encoding IS1634 family transposase, with product MFIRVKKSKNSPKRSVQIVASYRNEKNQPRQRIVRHMGTAFTEEDVTRLKDLAEFEKAKLEAEITPALFKPEQLAEAAIEARKKIDDEPINVNLKDIKEQARITTGIHEVFGSIYDELGFNNLFDKRKEAARRNLRHITMARLANPVSKRNSVQDLSKDFGISLSLDSVYRMMDGITDDIINKAQNHAHKAAKGLLGDEISLLFYDCTTLYFESFTEDELKKNGYSKDMKFNQPQVVLGLLSTSEGLPVGYEVFPGNQYEGHTLHTVIPKIKEKYNLKRVIFTADSAMLSKPNLDYLQEQEVEYIVAARLKSLTDQWKSKITESAAPLRSFDYGKNRRLIVTYSDKLAKKNKHDRDEAIRKLREKLEKSSNPKSLISNYGYKKFMRVTGDVNCEINEEKYAQAAKFDGLHGVITNVKDMDDSAVVEHYKQLWLIEECFRISKHDLKIRPIYHWTPKRIKAHILICFIALTCARNLAYRVRLRFEAMSVARMVNALNHVQLSILWDKKSECKYVLPSKINEDARKLYKTVNLSTNTTPYKM
- a CDS encoding LamG-like jellyroll fold domain-containing protein; the protein is MKNTLTKAILITAASFCAAAVFADVNIDYLSAPDKTVSELLFGYNTLYCVPDQPEDGFMPDERWQAEYLPQTMQELGVTSLRYPGGHIVSFWHWDDPFAGGWVDLWDPSKTFDSRAVREQQYSGFMDLDEYIQQCKTLDIEPILGVNVLAGYKFGRVQDSIDEAVAMLDYCEQNDFDVTYLYLDNEVGHQGGLPNHIDAGAYPELVKQFSIGIKNEYPNIKLICNYIHGLTHWTVKDLVRDYGQYFDVIDKHLYYNTGVWGEYSRNDWLNDFTVDGYKSEIDSFHQFCKDTGNEHIQLGFMEWNFGGSAGTSSENGNFFDQAMVMSEIMMMFIEKNVDMACVWPIYWPGTGRNLVEFEPYKHRPSFTAMQMFKEIQGQEVLSFSSDAQNAIVLGAHAKRSETAKNPKIVILVLSKDTSESRDFTINLGDISPEFVSGTSIAEGDNGWHRSVRMSPSLNQDNQISFNVPGLSLTKITAVMSKSDINADLEVDIEDFMLLGDEWLSSPDNVFADIAPAPSGDGFVDMIDLSAFSGQWPGFYNNLFCWWEFEQAAGQEAGDSSGNSRIGTLSGTNFQDSSVRGISGDGLYFDGVDDKVTLDLAGSEWPEYTVSFWVKTSHLGQANYSGLFNTSSNNNANTFQIDVDGGNPGSYRYHGSADGIIGTVKDDWTYIAVSFSSGSADLYYNGSFVRSVSAGDTQIDRLQLGVNRSGHLPFEGIIDELRVYDDALSSGEIQDLYLSLLPQR